The following are from one region of the Ruficoccus sp. ZRK36 genome:
- a CDS encoding prepilin-type N-terminal cleavage/methylation domain-containing protein, with protein MLITRPLKGFSLVELLVSIAVITILAAILIASTRAIRTHSHKTVSLSNLRSLQLANMTYANEHGGKYVPNVSRTETGYRPWYNNREFFAALGMDSENIGYYDVFKNMLDPLASSSEINRPDYIYRSYGYNTNGLSINWNDFSPDGYGWRVFDIDHPARTMAFATASDWIVGYGGRFRFFDDPNTSSNGAISYRYPTDMALLVYFDGHTGIITREDIEKIDTIGANNNIFWNPQGTYLEHF; from the coding sequence ATGTTGATTACCCGCCCCCTGAAAGGTTTTTCCCTCGTTGAGTTGCTCGTATCGATTGCGGTCATTACCATCCTAGCTGCGATTCTTATAGCCAGCACACGAGCGATCCGAACCCACTCGCATAAGACCGTATCATTGTCTAACCTACGCTCCTTGCAGCTGGCCAATATGACCTACGCGAATGAGCACGGCGGCAAGTATGTGCCTAATGTCTCCCGCACTGAGACAGGGTACCGGCCATGGTACAACAATCGCGAATTCTTCGCTGCCCTGGGCATGGACAGTGAAAACATTGGTTACTATGATGTTTTCAAAAACATGCTGGACCCGCTCGCCAGCTCATCGGAGATAAATCGCCCCGACTACATATACCGGAGCTATGGTTATAACACCAATGGCCTAAGCATTAACTGGAACGATTTTTCGCCCGATGGATATGGCTGGCGTGTATTCGACATCGATCATCCTGCCCGTACGATGGCGTTCGCGACTGCCAGTGACTGGATCGTGGGATATGGGGGACGTTTTCGGTTTTTCGATGACCCTAATACCAGCAGCAACGGTGCTATATCGTATCGCTACCCGACGGACATGGCCTTACTCGTTTACTTTGACGGCCACACAGGTATCATCACACGGGAAGACATTGAAAAGATCGATACCATTGGGGCTAATAACAACATATTCTGGAACCCTCAGGGCACTTACTTGGAGCACTTTTAG
- a CDS encoding oligogalacturonate lyase family protein, with protein sequence MHIEWTTEPDRLTGIPVTKLTNYRGHSHHLYFTNPGWYDNGRRLLFASERCNRNNLYGIDLETGGIEQITDLDEANRSFLPTCVNPVRDEAYYRDGNGFYAVDLHTRSTRHLLDIGPDWNLQMSNCDAAGEFVYVAIFQDPEQLIPRLGAAAAPLIWESRPTSRIIRVSTIDGRIELVHEEQRWMGHVNTSPVRPELISFCYEGPWQKVGQRIWVMDVNTRDIRPVRPVSGREVVGHEYWYADGVRMGYHGCSDSDEPLLGHICYDNTGKSDMIFTTGGNTGHIFSLDEELIVGDGDGVIKCWRKEGDTYSEARVFCRHDSGMRIQKTHPHPRISPDRTHIIFTSDHGGYGNLYRVPLVPFEELKPLK encoded by the coding sequence ATGCACATCGAATGGACAACAGAACCAGATCGCCTCACGGGTATACCGGTAACAAAGCTGACTAACTACCGGGGGCACAGTCATCACCTCTACTTTACCAATCCCGGGTGGTATGATAACGGTCGTCGCTTGCTGTTTGCCTCCGAGCGTTGCAACCGTAACAACCTCTACGGTATCGATCTGGAGACAGGAGGAATCGAGCAAATTACCGATCTGGACGAAGCCAACCGCAGCTTCCTTCCCACTTGTGTGAACCCTGTGCGCGATGAGGCCTATTACCGTGATGGGAACGGATTCTACGCTGTCGATCTGCATACTCGATCGACTCGCCATTTGCTTGATATAGGACCGGATTGGAACCTTCAAATGAGCAATTGCGATGCCGCCGGAGAATTTGTTTATGTCGCAATCTTTCAGGACCCCGAGCAACTGATTCCCCGCCTGGGGGCGGCGGCGGCACCTTTGATCTGGGAGTCGCGCCCGACCAGCCGTATTATACGCGTATCCACAATTGATGGTAGGATAGAGCTCGTCCATGAGGAGCAGCGCTGGATGGGACACGTCAACACATCCCCCGTCCGGCCCGAGTTGATATCCTTCTGCTACGAGGGGCCTTGGCAAAAGGTTGGGCAGCGCATTTGGGTGATGGACGTTAACACCCGAGATATCCGCCCCGTACGGCCCGTCTCAGGGCGTGAAGTTGTCGGGCATGAGTATTGGTACGCCGACGGCGTTCGCATGGGCTATCATGGCTGTAGCGATTCAGACGAGCCTTTGCTCGGGCATATCTGCTATGACAATACAGGTAAGTCCGACATGATCTTTACCACCGGGGGTAATACAGGGCACATCTTTTCCCTGGATGAGGAACTCATCGTTGGCGATGGCGACGGTGTCATCAAATGCTGGCGCAAGGAAGGCGACACTTACTCGGAGGCACGGGTGTTCTGCCGCCATGATTCCGGGATGAGGATTCAGAAGACGCATCCGCACCCGCGTATTTCCCCGGACCGTACTCACATCATTTTCACCTCTGACCATGGGGGTTACGGTAATCTATACCGTGTCCCTCTGGTGCCTTTTGAAGAGCTGAAGCCGCTTAAGTGA
- a CDS encoding LacI family DNA-binding transcriptional regulator: protein MPKDPDVVSLAKIAEAAGVSRMTVSLALRNSTRISTETKDRVHKIAKALKYKPDARITEHMVKVRASKHRSLMPIAWLDMNEDYGKWNTLDAINPYLDGASELCEKMGYQLQNFWLREPGMSVRRMSQILYSRGIQGVIAAPSSQHCLTYLRFQWDRFACVSFERGLEVPLLNRAVSDLYYNLMLALKVISRAGYKRIGIVYPNQLAVRSYHTIEAGALLYQSQLKRSERVPPLLHRNRGVAEEGFIKWMKKYRPEVVGLAHQLVDWVQEAGFSVPDEVGVVHLAVDNDCLDWAGIYSRKRQIGAMAANILIHQIQTHSFGIPEVPMETFVRGCW, encoded by the coding sequence ATGCCTAAGGACCCTGATGTTGTGAGTTTAGCTAAGATTGCTGAGGCGGCCGGTGTCTCGCGTATGACGGTTTCGCTTGCGCTCAGAAACAGCACACGAATCAGTACAGAGACAAAAGACAGAGTCCACAAAATCGCCAAGGCGCTAAAATATAAGCCAGATGCCCGCATCACCGAACATATGGTAAAGGTTCGGGCTAGTAAGCATCGCTCACTTATGCCCATTGCCTGGCTGGATATGAATGAGGATTACGGTAAATGGAACACCCTGGACGCTATTAACCCTTACCTCGATGGTGCCAGTGAGTTATGCGAAAAGATGGGCTATCAGCTCCAGAACTTCTGGCTGCGTGAGCCTGGTATGAGCGTGCGGCGCATGTCGCAGATACTTTATAGCAGAGGAATTCAGGGCGTGATCGCGGCTCCCTCAAGTCAACACTGCCTGACTTATCTGCGCTTTCAATGGGATCGATTCGCCTGCGTATCTTTTGAACGCGGGCTGGAGGTTCCCCTCTTGAATCGGGCTGTATCGGATTTATACTACAATCTCATGCTTGCACTAAAGGTGATTTCGCGAGCCGGATACAAGCGAATTGGCATCGTCTATCCGAATCAGCTAGCGGTGAGATCCTACCACACCATCGAGGCGGGGGCCTTGCTTTATCAATCCCAGCTGAAGCGCTCAGAGCGCGTCCCACCTCTGCTACACAGGAATAGGGGAGTGGCTGAGGAGGGCTTCATCAAGTGGATGAAAAAATACCGGCCAGAGGTCGTCGGTCTGGCTCACCAACTGGTTGACTGGGTGCAGGAAGCGGGCTTCAGTGTGCCTGACGAAGTCGGTGTCGTTCATCTGGCTGTTGACAATGACTGTCTGGACTGGGCAGGTATCTATTCCCGCAAGAGACAAATAGGGGCGATGGCGGCCAATATCCTCATCCACCAAATCCAAACTCACTCTTTTGGGATTCCAGAGGTTCCGATGGAGACTTTTGTCCGTGGTTGCTGGTAG
- a CDS encoding cellulase family glycosylhydrolase yields the protein MCSWTVEVSPQWRKVVREFTVEIDAPSPLAMLRLALGNIPAGETLWLGPVTLERVDLFSSLLGDDWLYAPEAAGEALPLDSIPAQATPVTQGEDGIDLGALAGEFGEGLTAVLYQEFVAPADGVMTVGMGADWYFEAFCNGQSVYSTMERGNLASDIAPTNHVFNVPVQAGINLLAVRVSSGSEGWSFVSGTVPVVFGDVALERLFRPVAGKDYRPVDDTRFLEVQPGTALDLSGLDGLPRPAGSLGRVIIGATGKPVFEQRPDMPVRFYAFSMPLNGKGMWRQYYHEWDKATIDRYADAVERRGYNLVRLHLPETFLTGWQTMLDSRNRPLDEVMIPQNVAELEQNLDAGNYDRMDYLIAAFKARGIYVTIDLAARNMITRSADNPHEKSFKTRLFTDPAYRNHWKVFVDYFMGRVNPYTGTAYKDETSIAFVSFINEQDFRIATGMEFLTPSFREYLRTKYGSDAALATAWGQDITFDTVPDITESDMRTGDQRAEDTGEFLIATMAEMTTWFYNHLRATGYRGLVTHWDMIMRMLEIPGRAMMPAIAQHTYFAHPGSLPPGQVIPKSVRPNSFAGNYPNDTVIEQTSSLDSSYVRAAAAARFFDRPYFNTEYSHSGPNRYRNERGLYFSSYAALQDWDAITVHNTTVQLHPDPFLTFDSGMDPISRINEFLAAVIFLRGDVSTAPSSVGLQLEDYEMFPDHYLAAIGDEYAKLALVTRIGVLYSEVAPLEPVGSFTPTMSFLIQDFTDLNVSQWYVKADTDDSGRSEPLFQALRQNGILDPANQTDPSSSFYESETGELRLDGAAETMQVITPRLEGALVKDDTPVTLDRLTIQRATRPAAIAVVAIDGQKDLGQANRLLLILSTNAFNTGDIFETDELHICYEVGNTPALIETMHATLSLDDERDDLPEVYALNFDGTRAEPIAVTRVEGELKLDLDTSQLTYGAGFFEIVYP from the coding sequence ATGTGTAGCTGGACGGTGGAGGTCTCGCCCCAGTGGCGCAAGGTCGTTCGTGAGTTCACGGTAGAGATAGACGCTCCGTCCCCCCTGGCGATGCTGCGTCTGGCCCTCGGAAACATTCCTGCCGGAGAGACGCTTTGGTTAGGCCCGGTGACATTGGAGCGTGTGGACCTATTCTCGTCTCTGCTGGGCGACGATTGGCTCTATGCGCCAGAGGCAGCAGGCGAGGCCTTGCCTCTGGACAGCATTCCGGCTCAGGCCACACCGGTGACTCAGGGCGAAGACGGCATTGATCTTGGCGCTTTGGCCGGGGAGTTCGGAGAAGGCCTTACGGCGGTGCTCTACCAGGAGTTCGTGGCACCAGCTGACGGCGTAATGACGGTGGGTATGGGTGCTGACTGGTACTTTGAGGCTTTTTGTAACGGCCAGAGCGTCTACAGTACGATGGAGCGCGGCAACCTCGCCAGCGACATTGCGCCCACGAACCATGTCTTCAATGTTCCGGTGCAAGCTGGGATAAATCTTTTGGCAGTAAGGGTGAGCTCGGGGTCTGAGGGCTGGAGCTTCGTCTCCGGCACGGTGCCGGTCGTCTTTGGTGACGTCGCTCTTGAACGGCTCTTTAGGCCCGTCGCGGGTAAGGACTATCGACCGGTGGACGACACGCGCTTTCTGGAGGTCCAGCCCGGTACCGCGCTGGACTTGTCCGGTCTGGATGGTCTACCGCGTCCAGCCGGCTCTTTGGGGCGTGTGATTATCGGAGCCACGGGTAAGCCCGTTTTTGAGCAACGCCCAGATATGCCTGTACGTTTCTATGCCTTTAGCATGCCACTCAACGGCAAGGGAATGTGGCGCCAGTACTATCATGAATGGGACAAGGCTACCATCGACCGCTATGCGGACGCAGTCGAACGCCGCGGGTACAACCTGGTTCGCCTGCACCTGCCGGAGACATTTCTCACTGGCTGGCAGACTATGCTCGACTCCCGCAATCGCCCGCTCGATGAGGTCATGATTCCGCAAAACGTGGCCGAGTTGGAGCAGAATCTTGATGCCGGGAACTATGATCGGATGGACTACCTCATCGCCGCCTTTAAGGCGCGCGGTATCTACGTGACGATCGACCTGGCCGCACGTAACATGATTACCCGCTCGGCTGACAACCCGCATGAGAAAAGCTTCAAGACCCGCCTCTTCACCGATCCTGCATATCGCAACCATTGGAAAGTGTTCGTCGACTACTTCATGGGCAGGGTCAATCCCTACACCGGGACCGCCTATAAGGATGAGACGTCCATTGCCTTCGTGAGCTTCATCAATGAGCAGGACTTCCGTATCGCCACCGGCATGGAGTTCCTGACTCCATCCTTCCGCGAGTACCTGCGCACTAAATACGGCAGCGACGCGGCCCTGGCTACGGCCTGGGGGCAGGACATCACCTTTGACACGGTCCCCGACATCACAGAGTCCGATATGCGTACGGGTGATCAACGGGCCGAGGATACGGGTGAGTTTCTCATCGCTACCATGGCGGAAATGACAACCTGGTTTTATAATCATCTGCGCGCCACTGGTTATCGGGGGCTGGTGACACACTGGGATATGATTATGCGCATGCTGGAAATCCCTGGCAGAGCGATGATGCCTGCTATCGCACAGCACACCTACTTCGCTCATCCCGGTTCGCTGCCTCCCGGACAGGTCATCCCCAAGAGTGTGCGTCCGAACTCCTTTGCGGGGAACTATCCCAACGACACGGTGATAGAGCAAACCAGCTCACTTGACTCCAGCTACGTTCGCGCGGCTGCTGCGGCTCGTTTTTTCGACCGTCCCTATTTCAATACTGAGTATTCGCACAGCGGCCCGAACCGCTACCGCAATGAGCGTGGGCTGTATTTCTCCAGCTATGCCGCCTTACAGGACTGGGATGCCATTACCGTGCACAACACCACGGTCCAGCTGCACCCGGACCCCTTCCTGACCTTTGATAGCGGCATGGATCCTATCTCGCGTATCAACGAGTTTTTGGCCGCAGTTATCTTCCTGCGTGGCGATGTGAGTACGGCTCCAAGCTCAGTTGGCCTGCAACTGGAAGACTACGAAATGTTCCCCGACCATTATCTCGCCGCCATCGGGGACGAATACGCCAAGCTCGCGCTGGTGACGCGCATCGGTGTGCTTTACTCCGAAGTCGCGCCGCTCGAGCCGGTCGGTTCGTTTACCCCCACGATGTCTTTCCTGATTCAGGACTTTACCGATCTGAACGTTTCGCAATGGTATGTAAAAGCTGACACCGACGATAGCGGTCGAAGCGAGCCCCTGTTCCAGGCCTTGCGCCAGAATGGTATCCTCGATCCCGCCAATCAGACCGACCCCTCCAGTAGCTTTTACGAGAGTGAAACGGGTGAGCTGAGACTGGACGGAGCCGCTGAGACTATGCAAGTCATCACGCCACGATTGGAAGGTGCCCTTGTTAAGGATGATACTCCCGTCACGCTGGATCGACTCACCATCCAACGTGCAACCCGCCCAGCCGCCATCGCGGTAGTAGCTATCGACGGCCAGAAGGATCTTGGGCAGGCCAACCGGCTATTGCTCATCCTCAGTACCAATGCCTTCAATACCGGCGATATCTTCGAGACTGACGAGCTGCATATCTGCTACGAAGTGGGCAATACTCCGGCTCTGATTGAAACCATGCATGCGACCCTTTCTTTGGACGACGAGCGCGATGATTTGCCTGAGGTGTATGCCCTTAATTTCGATGGAACCAGAGCTGAGCCTATCGCTGTCACGAGAGTAGAAGGGGAGCTGAAGCTCGACCTGGATACCTCTCAGTTGACGTACGGAGCCGGGTTTTTCGAGATCGTCTATCCCTGA
- a CDS encoding PEP-CTERM sorting domain-containing protein (PEP-CTERM proteins occur, often in large numbers, in the proteomes of bacteria that also encode an exosortase, a predicted intramembrane cysteine proteinase. The presence of a PEP-CTERM domain at a protein's C-terminus predicts cleavage within the sorting domain, followed by covalent anchoring to some some component of the (usually Gram-negative) cell surface. Many PEP-CTERM proteins exhibit an unusual sequence composition that includes large numbers of potential glycosylation sites. Expression of one such protein has been shown restore the ability of a bacterium to form floc, a type of biofilm.) has protein sequence MFPITKKSIALLIATIAAPLLPAQTVLLDVGYWWNATSGQPQTWNNVPNITFADDTELVANMVDTSGTPTGIKLTMTNAAIAATSSGSESSTLYPSTATADTYYDSTSGDAKIEFEFSNLDTDKTYSFTIYASRTGLSTNRSALYTITGSNTGSGSLNPTENVNNTITISGITPTEGGIITLTAVPDASNADPQKVFYIGVMEITASVPESSSTGLVLALGALSFILFKRRKALQARR, from the coding sequence ATGTTCCCTATCACAAAAAAAAGCATCGCGCTTCTTATTGCTACTATCGCTGCCCCATTACTCCCGGCCCAAACTGTACTCCTCGATGTCGGGTATTGGTGGAATGCCACGTCCGGCCAGCCGCAAACCTGGAACAACGTCCCAAACATTACCTTTGCGGATGATACAGAACTCGTTGCGAATATGGTGGATACTTCCGGTACGCCCACGGGTATCAAGCTGACAATGACAAATGCCGCCATCGCCGCAACTTCCAGTGGTTCGGAATCGTCCACGCTTTACCCGAGTACAGCTACGGCCGATACCTACTACGACTCCACCAGCGGCGATGCCAAAATAGAATTTGAGTTCAGTAACCTCGATACCGACAAGACGTATAGCTTTACCATTTATGCTTCACGCACTGGGCTGTCGACGAACCGTAGCGCCCTGTATACCATCACAGGCTCTAACACCGGCTCTGGCTCTCTAAATCCGACAGAGAACGTCAATAACACCATTACTATATCCGGCATCACGCCCACCGAAGGCGGCATCATTACACTCACTGCGGTGCCCGATGCCAGTAACGCAGATCCCCAGAAGGTCTTCTATATCGGTGTGATGGAAATTACTGCTAGCGTTCCTGAATCCTCGTCCACCGGACTCGTGCTGGCCCTGGGGGCGCTTAGCTTCATTCTGTTCAAGCGTCGGAAGGCTCTTCAGGCACGACGCTAG
- a CDS encoding hydroxyacid dehydrogenase: MNERCQGYFFPQGVPTTVSEVPTERLELDAWEAGLRHLRPCVILAFWSTPPLPESWLSEADCPLHYVCHVAGSIRRVVPRSFIERGGWVTNWGAQCASAVAEHALLLALAALRSLPRWAAYIESQPDERRWQDLNTLSLHNRQVGIHGFGRVARILAELLKPFGVSIRAFSAGVPDAYIAAHGVTPCHSLHELCAGSDVLFECEALTETTRGSMDAKDLALLPDGAVFVNIARGALVDEAALRREASNGRLRVALDVCHQDPLEAGNPLYQTPGALLSPHIAGPTVDQFEPMGRFALANIERFLRGETPAGLIDLAEYDRMT; this comes from the coding sequence ATGAATGAACGCTGTCAGGGGTACTTCTTCCCGCAAGGGGTACCCACCACAGTGTCGGAAGTTCCGACAGAGCGCCTGGAGTTGGACGCATGGGAGGCCGGGCTACGACATCTGCGCCCCTGTGTGATTCTTGCCTTCTGGAGCACACCTCCACTGCCCGAAAGCTGGCTGAGCGAGGCTGACTGTCCCCTGCACTATGTTTGCCACGTCGCCGGCTCCATCCGCAGGGTGGTGCCCCGCAGTTTCATCGAGCGCGGGGGATGGGTTACCAACTGGGGGGCGCAGTGCGCCAGCGCCGTCGCCGAGCATGCGCTCCTGCTCGCGCTGGCCGCGCTCCGCAGCCTGCCGCGCTGGGCCGCCTACATTGAAAGTCAGCCCGATGAACGCCGCTGGCAGGACCTCAACACCCTCTCTCTGCACAACCGGCAGGTGGGCATTCACGGTTTCGGGCGTGTGGCCCGGATACTGGCGGAGCTGCTCAAGCCCTTCGGCGTGAGCATCCGGGCATTCTCCGCGGGCGTGCCCGACGCGTATATAGCTGCACATGGCGTAACGCCCTGTCACTCGCTGCACGAACTCTGCGCGGGCAGCGATGTGCTCTTCGAATGCGAAGCCCTGACGGAGACGACCAGGGGCAGTATGGACGCCAAGGACCTGGCTCTCTTGCCGGACGGTGCCGTCTTCGTTAACATTGCCCGGGGCGCACTGGTGGACGAAGCCGCCCTCCGGCGCGAAGCTTCCAACGGACGCCTCCGCGTGGCCCTGGATGTCTGCCATCAGGACCCGCTCGAGGCGGGAAACCCACTTTACCAGACACCCGGCGCGCTCCTTTCCCCGCATATTGCCGGGCCGACCGTAGACCAGTTCGAGCCGATGGGCCGCTTTGCCCTCGCCAATATCGAACGCTTCCTGCGCGGAGAAACGCCGGCCGGCCTGATCGACCTGGCGGAGTATGACCGCATGACCTGA